Within the Scyliorhinus canicula chromosome 18, sScyCan1.1, whole genome shotgun sequence genome, the region CTTGAAATGAAGCCTGAAGATACATAACTTGTATTGGTTCATAGTATAAACATACTGGGGTAATTTTCATTATAACTACTGGAGTGTAATGTTGGCAATGAaaatcaagaaaaatataattcccTGTCTAGTTCATATACTGAGTTTGGTCTAACAATGCTATTTGTGATGTACGGAGACTGTTGGTACTCCACATCCTAATTTATTTGCAATCCAGTGCCAAATTTAGAGGATAGGCACGAAAGACATTACAAACCTTACAGTTAAGAGAAGATCGCCAAAGGCCAGCATCATTGGCCTGTGCAGGTGTCTGAGGATTACCTCTGCTTTCTGGCAGAATGTAGCTGAGCTATATTCTGGAATGTATCATCTTGCCATCAAATGCATAATCACTGCCTTGGAGAGCAACCACTGGAGTTGGGGAGGTAGCCAGCCATTTTTGCAAGTGCTATATTAAGAATATAACATGGAAGTTGATGTTTGACTTGTTTATTTAAAAACGTGTGATTGTATTTTCTAATTGCTTTTTGCAGGAACATCAGAATAAAATGGTTATAACCAAACGTGTTCTTCAATGAAATTAGGTTTATCGCTTTCACCCATTTAAACttttgatttcatagaatcatacagcacagaaagctaTTTAGATTATCTTGCCAGTGCTGATTCTTTGAAAGTTATCTGATTATTTCCACTCCCCTGGTCCTCCCCCAAAACCCTATAAAATGTTTCCTTTCCAACTCTATCCTATTTTCATTTGAAAGTTGGAATTAAATCTGCCACCGCCATTGCAGGCACTTCACTCCAGATTATCAAAGTGCGGCATTCATTTTAAAGGTTGCATatctcctccggttcttttgGTCAGTTGGTGTTAAGTCTGCATCCCTTTGCTACTGACCCTTCTGCccgtggaaacagtttctcccattTACTATATCAAACCCCTCATTGATTTGAATACTTTCAATGATTCTTTGCCTTCACCTTCTCCTGTAAGAACACTTCCAGCGTCTCTAGTTTCTCCATAAaactgaatttcatcagccattgTATCCTTCCAGAAATCTGCTTCCTTCCTGAAGTGTAGCACCCAGAAATGAATACAATACTTCAGGTTGAGGCTTCGCCAGTGGTTCATAAGATGCTTGCTTTTGGACTTTATACCTCCTGTAAACTAACAGATAATATGATTTTAAGATCTTTTCAACCTATCTGGACTTTAATGATTCTGTCAAGCTACCTTTGTTCATgccaaaagagaaaatactggaaaatctccgcaggtctggcagcatctgtagggagcgaaaagagcgaacatttcgagtccagatgaccctttgtcaaagctaaaagacatagaaagtgggagaaatTTATACTGTAGGAtgggagaatgaaagatgagtcatagccacagaaaccaagggaaaagagtgctaatagccacagaaacaaaaggaaaagagtgctaatggcagtccccagagagaacaaaatgtgTGAAAGGCCAGACAGCAGATAAACTTAACAGGGTAAACTGGCAGATGTAGATGATGGGGCAAGGGGGGACATAGGTGTgtaagaggggaagggggaagcaaaggggacaaAAGGCAAGGAAGGGGGCtaagatgggtgggggggtgaatatatataaagaaagacaaaatataaatggtaaaagactGTTGAAATGGAATGCAAACAAAGAGGTTGCGGTGGGGGAGAGCGAATCATCTGAAGttattgaatttgatgttcagaccggaaggctgtagtgtgcctaaccggaagatgttCATGCCAATGTATTTTTGCCAAAGTTGTTTGCCATTTTCCGAAGCAAGTAGTAGTGAATTTAAAATTTCATTTAAGAGCGTTTTGGTTGGTCAGTTGAAGTTCAGttgaaaatagtttttttttctcctcctccccccattccatctaaacctaaattctatgatttaaattgtgttttgaaataagtattttctttttctgtttaggTGCACCAAGTCGATTGAAAGATTGAATCCAGTATTGGCCAAGCGCAGCTGCAATGGAAGATATGAAACTACATGGACTGTAATTTGTGACAGATTGGTCTTGCCAATTCTGCATTGTGGTTGAATCAAAGACTGAACTTTGGCATCATCTGCATCAAGAATTGATTCAGCTTTCTTGGAATATATCTGAAGACTAAAACTttttgatcatcaagttcagaaTTTCAACACATTTGGGTTCTGATCCCTCTAAATTTGTAAGATGCCGATCCTGAAACAGCTTGTGGCCAGCTCCAATCAGTCCAAACGGCGGTCTCGCATAGACTTAACTACAGATATGATCAGTGCTCCTCTTGGTGATTTCCGCCATACTATGCACGTGGGTCGTGGGGGTGATGTCTTTGGGGATACTTCATTTCTTTCTAGCAAGGTTGGCGCTGCTGCTCCTACTCCTCCTGCTGAAGCAACCCCCAAACCAGGGCTTCTGTCTCGGAAATTCAGAAGCAGCAGCAAACGGTCCCAGTCTGTAACACGGGTCGATAAGCGAGACACGTTGACACAAAGTGATTCAGCTATCTTTGTGAAAAATGCAGTGTCCCTGCCACAGCTCAACGATAAAACTGTGGAGCCAACTAGTCAGATGGCAAAGAGCCTTTCATCAAGCCCTCTAAAGAAGCTTGCAAGTGAACAAATGGAAGATAAACCGGTCAATGGGGCTGTAAGCATACCTGAAAGTAAATCTGAATATCAAGATGAGCgagaatttggagatattacagacCTTCCTGCATCTCTCTCCTCTGGTGGCTTTCCACTAAAGCATGCTGAATCAATCATGTCCTTTCATGTTGATCTTGGTCCTTCGATGCTTAGTGATATTTTAAGTGTTATGGAAAAAGATACTTGGGAAAATAATATTGATCCTGGTTTTGGAGATGACCAACAAGGACCCTATCCTAATTCACAAAAGGTGGCTGCAGAGGAATTTGTAGAGGAGCCTGCAGTATCAACAGTGGCATTGCAAAGTAACATTAATAGTGTTGTATACACAGCATCTGAAAGTCATTTATCACAAGATAGTGGCTCCGTGTCGAGTTTGGCATCTGGGACTACAGAAGAGAGGCGATCAGTTTATGAGGGAGTTAGCCACGGGGATGTAGACAGTATGAAAAATATTGGTGAATCCAGGGATGCCTTCAGAGAGGAAGAGAATGAAGATGGAGATTTTACCTTCATGGATGAAGAGGATGAAATCCGTGTGTAGAATTGGCCTTGTGGaatatttgctttttttttaaggatTTGGAGAGCAAGATGAATTTCTGTCCTAGAATTTACAGCATTAATGAATTATGGCGGGATTGCACTAGACTCTTACACTACAGACTCAAAATAAGTTCTGTAATAAAGGCTGTAACCAAAATTTTTCAATCCACATAGGCCAGCAAAATCTGCAGCTACACATGGTGGCTCACTGCTTATGTTTATTCAACCAGAGTTAATCGTGTATTATGCACGTTCCTAAATGGTTCAAGTATGTGCTACCTTTATGTAAAAAGTACATTCTGTTATTGATCTGAATTTTTGCCAGTTTACTGTGAGGCCAAAAGGACTTCCTTCAGAAGATGGGGCTTGTTTATTTCCTGTTTCCATACTCTGCCTTATATTGAGAAACTTTGGTTTAAGGTGCTCCACTCCTAAATTTCAGTTATTTACCCTTTCTTCCCCTGGGTTGTTCTTCCAGATGCTCATTTGGCAGCTTTAGAACAAACCTTTTCTGCACAGTCTTTTGTAATGCATCAAGCCTTTACCTGACATGTCTGGGTTTCACCTACTCTTTGGGCACTAACATTTCCAGAGGTTAAAATGTGGACTACAGTAGTTTTTTTTACTTATCATCGTTTTGGTAACATTTCTGTAATAGTATATAGAAACATAATATTGAAAAATTGGAATATTCTAACAATCCTAAACATTAAAGTAGATGACAGAGATGGTTCACTATCGAATACCCTAAATGCTTCTAAATATTCTATAATCTGTTTCGATAAAAAGCAGTTATAACAAAATAGCACAATGGTTTTGATACACAGTCgggaaatgttgtgttttagtgTCATTAAAAGCTGCCAGCCAGAGGTGTGATGACTGCCTCCTGTCTGGTTGATGACATGCTAATCCACTTTCAATTACAATTACTTAAGTGGAGGTTGATCTTGCAATTGATCCCAAAAATGCACCTGTTGAGTATTCCTGTTGGTCCAGCATCTGAGTGGTGCCTACCTAAATTGCAGTGAATATACTTCATAgatatttcattggctgcaaagctgtTTGGAACATCACAAGATCATGAATGGTGCGATATAAATGAGAGGTTTGTTCATATCAATGAGAACCAGGTTGTTGGTGCATAACCCACCTACATTCAAGTATGGAGTCTTTCTAAGGCTTAACTTGTCTATTCCAATGTTTTGTTAAATGAGTGCAATAATTCATGCAATATTTGTTTAGATTTCTCTATCTACTGTTGCCATTTTTCCCAAACCATTTACTCCCACCCCCAAATTACTTTTACAAGACACGGTGCATGTATTCCACAGGTGTaatagagtggggggggaggggaaagagaggggatACACCCCAAGGAACAGATCAACCAGTCTAAGGTTTAGGGTAGCATTGGAAAAGGATTTTTGATCCTTTTAATAAGTTAAGAATTTGAGTGTGCTTTAAGTGAAAGCCAATTAAGACTATGGATATGCCAGCTGTTACCTCACTGTGCCATAAACAAAAGATCCTGCTTCAAGCCCTTTTGAGATGAAGTGAATATTCTAgtctacatgaaatgaaaatgaaattatgtACATAAAATAAACTTGTAATGCTTGGGTAATCTTAAATTTGTACCTCCAGTAATGCTTTGATTTGTGTACTTGTAGGCAGGCCATATTCACAAATTTAATACTGGTTGTCAATTAAAGTGTACTTTTGTGCGTATAATTCTTAGTATTAATACATAAATTATATAGCTGAAAAGTCTTGAGGGCAAATATGCAACGGCTAAAATAATTTGTAATACAGCTTACAAATGCATGTTTTGGAACAAAAGCCTCGGATGCAAAATGGCAGTGACTGCATTAACATCCAGCAATACAAAAGAAAAGCGGTTTTCCTCCAAAGAGCATACTACTCGACTGAATTTCATTTGAAAATGGTTGAAATTAAAGCAAACTGTTAGAAAACTACTAATCAGTAGTTCATCAACAATTTCAATTGTTCGCATTTTAATTAATTGCATTTtgcaccaaagcatttttgaaaatACTGGAGTCTTTTCCCCCCTTCATCCTCGAGGAGTGGTAGCAGTTGAAAATCAGGATGTGGCATTTCACATTCAGTTCCTACCAGTGTCCAACCTGCTACAATTTTTGAGGGGGCCATGAAACCAAGAAGTAAGCAAGCAGTGCTCCTGCTTGAAACAGGTAGGGGTCTACTTTCATATGTACAAATTGAGATCCTATGATGTGCAATTTTGAGCTTCCACTGGGCATGGTGTAGAACTGTACCTAGTGCAACTTAATCGACAATGTTCATAGGACCTGTGGAAAGCTGCCACTATAGGTACATGTTTTAACAATAATACCTTCAGGCTAAGCATGCATGAATGCTTCGGCTCACAAAAATAGTTCCACATGATTCTACTGCAGGGCTGGTTTTACTTTCTCAGCACAAGCACTACCACCCTCACCCGATTGTGTGCTGACTGGTGCAACCCCTTGGACCAGCTGCTGGAGATGGTATATGCCCTTTGCTAGTATCCAATTACTCAAAAGACTTCCCAATTACAATACCCAACTTCCACCTATAATGCAAATTGGGCGTAGAAGTATATAACCCAAGCTGAAGGAGTGAAATTACATGACATTGTAATATTTTTGATGAGCAGAAAAAGTGTTGTAAAAGGAGCATGTTATGGAGTTAAATTTTTTGGTCTTTTTTAACTTCAGTTTCTTATCCTTGTCTACGTTGATAAATTAGGCCAAATCATCTATCTATGGGCAATGCTTGTATCTAATCTTTCTCATGATGAAGAATTAAATGTTTTGATACCCTTCTGTTTACTCCAATCTTTTATTGCCCTGCTTACCTGAACTCTGCAATGCAACACAAATTTATGGTGCTTTATatacaatgaaaatatttttctaaGGCAGGAATCGGAATAGTGCCTTGGAGtaatttttttcctttattttcgTTTTACAGATCAATGCAGTATTGATTTAAGAACAGAATTTTCTTTTAAAGGACAAAAGTAGTTGCATTTTTTTCAGGAATATGTTCCTGTTGCTGGTGTTGCACAATATGCTGCTTTACAGCCTAAATTTTGAGTTTGAAAACTTGTGCTAATATTCGGTGATCGGTGGTGGCTCCTACCATGAATGCTGGAATGTATAAGAGATAAGTTGCCATAAAACTCTACTTTGTGCAGGACAGTAGTTTTCCTCAACATTTTTATCATGTACATTTTCTAGCCATTACATGTTTTATATGGTACAGTGTAAAGTGTTGGTCTAATTTGGAGTGTTTTTGTTCAGCGTGTTGAACACTGCTCATTTACAAGATGACAGCTGAGCACAAAGGCCAGTATACTGCATTAACTGCATGCTTAATGGAAAATGTGAAGGTTAATACTTCTGTTGGGGAGCTGTTCAGACCATATTGTCTTCTGGATAAAACTATGACTTGAGGTCAGATTAGATGATGCAGTGCTGTACGTATGTTGTGTGTAATGTAGCTTCAACACTAAATTAATTCCCTTGTGTTTTAGAAAGATAAATTAGTGTACATAAATTGTGTTTCTGTCCTGTGATGTAAGCTGCAACACATTAACTTTTTAAgttccttttattaaaaaaaaataaaatcacctTTTAAAATTGGCTTATTCAATAAAGGATATGGGGCGTGGGGTGGCAGAGCAGAGCAAGGTGACCGGAGCATCCCAACAGACAGTAGCAGCAATATTTGTTATATAGAACTCTTCTGATCCAATTTCAATTCATGCCTAACTGTTAAATCATGAAGGTGAAAAGGAAAAGCTGCACATGCTGGACGTTtgatataaaataaaataattcaaaCACTCGGCCAATTGGTCTCTGTGATGGGTATGATGTTTTGTATGTGTAGAGAACATTAACATCCTATCCTTGTTTCATTTGCACTGTCTTCTTTCACCCCATCTAACTGCGCAGGGCTTGCAACTATAGTTGCTGCTGATGCAGAAAGCCACCTAACAGGTGGAATAGAAGGAGCTTGGTTAGAATATTTTTCATatttttgtaaataaaactaATATGGATAATCTGAAGTCTGAAATATTGAGCAAAAACCTAAATATTCAGAAAATATAGGTTCCCTCTGGTACATGAATGTAATACACAAAACTGATTTGAAACTTACCACTAAAGTGATTTTGTTTTGCACATGACCTATTTTGCTTGTATTATTTTAATGAATCCAATTTATGTGTGCCAAATATTTAAGAAAACGTAGTTGCTAAACTatactgcagctgtgaagtgctctcttcTCTGCTCTCCCAACCATATTTAACCACAGAGGTACTACATTGTATGTGTATTATGTATTGACAGTTCACTTTTCTATTGTGTATTTTTTTCCTTTATGAAATAAACTGACAAGTCTTACTTTAAAAGTTTTATTTTTGAAATACATCGGCAATAAAACCCAAGTGGTACTATCACTAATTTCACTGAACTCAACCTAATATTTTTAAATGCTTTGTTATATCAGAGTAATAAACTACAGTAGTTTATTGATTTTGTGTTTCTTTGGTTAATAAACTGTATGAAAAGTGCACTGTTTGTTTCTTCTGTGTTGAGTTTTTTGCTATTATTTGACCTCATGCCAGCCATATACCTATTGCTGACTGCAGCAGCACTGTCAGTGGTGGCTAATACAAGAACAAAATAATGATGTGCTTTTGACTAAATGCAGTTGTCTTGTGTACATGTAGGATTTGTCCAGCAGGGTCCGGGAAAGTGATCATCATAAGAACTGCATCATAAATACTAGAAAatatcagaattttaaaaaagtttgtgCTCAAGTTATTGAGGCTGTGGTGCTGATCATGTCCAAATTTGCCGTCCATCAGCAATAATATTGGGAGCAAATGACAGCCGTAAAGTTTGGAATGATTTAACTGATTTTGTGAAGTTTAAAAGAGGGGTCAGGCA harbors:
- the cdc42ep4b gene encoding cdc42 effector protein 4, whose product is MPILKQLVASSNQSKRRSRIDLTTDMISAPLGDFRHTMHVGRGGDVFGDTSFLSSKVGAAAPTPPAEATPKPGLLSRKFRSSSKRSQSVTRVDKRDTLTQSDSAIFVKNAVSLPQLNDKTVEPTSQMAKSLSSSPLKKLASEQMEDKPVNGAVSIPESKSEYQDEREFGDITDLPASLSSGGFPLKHAESIMSFHVDLGPSMLSDILSVMEKDTWENNIDPGFGDDQQGPYPNSQKVAAEEFVEEPAVSTVALQSNINSVVYTASESHLSQDSGSVSSLASGTTEERRSVYEGVSHGDVDSMKNIGESRDAFREEENEDGDFTFMDEEDEIRV